A window of the Carassius gibelio isolate Cgi1373 ecotype wild population from Czech Republic chromosome B16, carGib1.2-hapl.c, whole genome shotgun sequence genome harbors these coding sequences:
- the ppp1r8b gene encoding protein phosphatase 1, regulatory subunit 8b, which translates to MTMATNTTENNPPFDCPSWAGKPPAGLHLDVVKGDKLVEKLIIDEKKYYLFGRNPDICDFTIDHQSCSRVHAALVYHRHLKRVFLIDLNSTHGTFLGHIRLEPHKPQQVPIDSTMSFGASTRVYTIREKPQGQPGSGVGDSKTGDEEELKGLLGLPQEETELENLTEFNTAHNKRISTLTIEEGNLDIQRPKRKRKNSRVSFSEEDEIINPEDIDPSVGRFRNMVSTAVVPIKKKKLGGGNALGIEETVTRHMHMFPLQGGLYRDLPPASHEAQSTGAPGGATIMGGLPLPLPNPAPDVDLAQQAPPPPLVLNPTPLPGPYASDPLSEPRKKKYAKEAWPGKKPTPSLLI; encoded by the exons ATGACAATGGCAACAAATACTACAGAAAATAACCCACCTTTCGACTGTccatcatg GGCAGGGAAGCCTCCAGCAGGACTGCATCTGGACGTGGTGAAAGGAGACAAACTCGTTGAG AAACTGATCATTGATGAAAAGAAGTATTATCTGTTCGGGAGGAACCCAGACATCTGTGACTTCACCATCGATCATCAGTCGTGTTCTCGCGTGCATGCGGCGCTCGTCTACCACAGGCATCTGAAAAGAGTGTTTCTCATCGACCTCAACAGCA CACATGGGACGTTCCTGGGACACATTCGCCTGGAGCCCCACAAGCCCCAGCAGGTTCCCATCGACTCCACCATGTCGTTTGGTGCATCCACTCGTGTTTACACCATCCGGGAGAAACCTCAGGGTCAGCCGGGCTCCGGCGTCGGGGACAGTAAAACCGGGGACGAGGAGGAGCTGAAGGGTCTTCTGGGACTCCCACAGGAAGAGACTGAACTGGAG AACCTGACCGAGTTCAACACCGCTCATAACAAGCGCATCTCCACCCTCACCATAGAGGAGGGCAACCTGGATATTCAGAGACCCAAGAGGAAAAGGAAGAACTCCAGAGTGAGCTTCAGTGAAGAGGATGAGATCATTAACCCAG AGGACATCGACCCCTCTGTTGGACGTTTCAGAAACATGGTCTCAACAGCTGTGGTTCCTATTAAG AAGAAGAAACTGGGCGGAGGCAATGCGCTGGGAATCGAGGAAACCGTGACCCGACACATGCACATGTTCCCTCTGCAGGGTGGACTCTACAGAGACCTCCCCCCGGCCAGTCATGAAGCCCAATCCACAGGAGCGCCCGGCGGGGCCACAATAATGGGAGGACTGCCGTTACCCCTGCCCAACCCGGCCCCAGACGTAGACCTGGCCCAGCAGGCCCCGCCCCCTCCGCTCGTGCTCAACCCCACGCCGTTACCCGGCCCCTACGCCTCCGACCCGCTCAGCGAACCCCGCAAGAAGAAGTACGCTAAAGAGGCATGGCCTGGCAAGAAGCCCACGCCGTCTCTTCTCATTTAG